A stretch of the Perca flavescens isolate YP-PL-M2 chromosome 3, PFLA_1.0, whole genome shotgun sequence genome encodes the following:
- the c18h3orf33 gene encoding protein C3orf33 homolog isoform X2, which translates to MHQENVNNMPESSRETETDERVTGRQQRDHGNHSSHNIVALISQFADDNLTLVRNISTGLAVAGVIVIARSIKLITKFHAASEIPARFIERNISLRGKVHSVTERGLEVEHVPIYLPVLSPLLSKHKGVCTSLMLVHLAGVELTPEGRVWLQKNLAPAQTVWLKLISREDNMLHCLVSQSRGLMWSYCLSEKVLMLGLARTAPLVGVLPGSRLYWRLHKRLHRAEVKAERKGRGLWKQDSLWERASKAVRDNPLFRLMRRIFKRS; encoded by the exons ATGCATCAAGAAAATGTCAACAACATGCCGGAGTCTTCCAGAGAAACCGAAACTGACGAGAGAGTGACGGGCAGACAACAAAGAGATCACGGAAACCACTCCTCTCATAACATCGTGGCTTTAATATCTCAGTTCGCAGATGATAATTTAACACTTGTGCGG AACATAAGCACCGGACTGGCAGTTGCTGGTGTTATTGTAATAGCAAGGAGCATCAAACTG ATCACCAAATTTCACGCTGCGTCTGAGATCCCTGCTCGTTTTATTGAGAGGAACATCAGCCTCCGTGGGAAAGTTCATTCAGTCACAGAGAGAGGACTTGAAGTGGAACATGTCCCAATTTATCTGCCAGTCCTCTCTCCGTTACTTTCGAAACACAAAG GTGTGTGCACGTCCCTGATGCTGGTGCATCTTGCAGGAGTGGAGTTGACTCCAGAGGGCAGGGTATGGCTGCAGAAGAACCTGGCTCCTGCCCAAACAGTCTGGCTAAAACTTATCAGCCGAGAGGACAACATGCTACACTGTTTGGTGTCTCAGAGCAGG GGGTTGATGTGGAGCTACTGTTTGAGTGAAAAGGTCCTCATGCTCGGTCTGGCTCGCACTGCGCCCTTGGTCGGGGTCCTGCCTGGCTCTCGCCTTTATTGGCGTCTCCACAAACGGTTGCACAGGGCAGAGGTCAAAGCTGAGAGGAAAGGGCGGGGACTGTGGAAGCAGGACAGCCTATGGGAGAGGGCCTCCAAGGCTGTCAGGGACAACCCTTTATTCAGACTGATGAGGAGGATCTTTAAGAGGAGTTGA
- the LOC114553372 gene encoding mediator of RNA polymerase II transcription subunit 13-like, which translates to MSSCFVPNGASLEDCHSNLFCLADLTGIKWRRFVWQGPTSSPILFPVTEEDPILCSFSRCLAADVLSVWRRHHTPGRRELWLFWWGDDPSFAELIHNELLSEEDGEWESGLSYECRTLLFKAIHNLLERCLMNRGFVRIGKWFVKPYQKEEKTINKSEHLSCAFTFFVHGDSNVCTSVEIAQHQPLQRLNEEHLSLAQQSSSSLQVILSPYGLNGTLTGQAFKMSDHPTQKLIEEWRQFYPISPNPKEVPEDKMEDTDWGDDSLAAVEVLVAGVRMVYPSCLVLLPLSDLPPVVPQGSVNTSGSLCGAQQGQAAHRDPAMSSVTLTPPTSPEEAQTDYQPAQRWLKLSSASDGYSSNNTLHGGKIPRRLASQMVESVWQECNINRTGNKRKFTTLTNGTCEEESDKTGLWDFVECTHRPHCTCSRHKSQKQRSSSTSGHPPSSGQPAQPAPKHKLGEKLEKGEKQQKRPQTPFHHRNSVSEEPSLEPQTQRLCLRSQEEGSYPSLHHVDTVPSKAPTLHTHGPPADLVGSPPPPPLSPHPCDHVEGDMTPGGMKNSSTPIHQPFYPPSVEPCLLPQKGSSEGPQLENMPMPLAFPPAYSETLEPTIFVGSAINPNEDSTHNPWKYFNLPRKKAFNFLTPQLPVDKIREDSGGGGGTESVVSVTELMSGSAHPLKVSQELIKTYAQRRNSHLASAAGDGEHGDETDPYAFVEGDEEFSFTEKKDKSGSEREGNKKHKVDEGAGTADDGQGPSGSKPLASTSLIHENDLAVSYSDLDKIFNSDEDELAPGSKRAGVGTEDKFGCKDNKAAALDPLSCISSADLHQMFPTPPSLEQQGYSPMNSGSKDSMEAGTGLTLLDGSQLNNHFKMEVEEGFCSPKPSEIKDFSFVYKPETYQLLIGCSMYAPLKMLPSQCMLPIKVPEDCVYTPNWTMGKMELIPPVTNVNLLTKDSNVPSVEPDYSQTYTPQTHTPFMSSSAPPSNSGTGILPSPATPRFSVPTPRTPRTPRTPRGPASVQGSLKYDNSDLYSPASTASTCRPLSSVEPATVPSIPEAHSLYVTLILSESVMNLFKDCNFDSCCVCVCNMNIRGADVGVYLKDNGEAQYPCTCGFSAVTNRRFGQLAGLFLEDELDVVVRGSDASRDTERCFEELRASTTHKAGSLTEKPPDELILLLQDQCTNPFAPMAGVEYPKQSSAPSSFLRVEERDCYNDCYMALEHGRQFMDNMSGGKVDETLVKSTCLHQWPKCKSADMSKLFSQDVLRVLLSLQPVLQDTIQKKRSVRSWGVQGPLTWQQFHKMAGRGSYGTDESPEPLPIPTFLVGYEYDFVVLSPFGLPYWEKLLLDPFGSQRDVGYVVICPENDALLRGAKSFFKDLSSIYEACQLGQHRPICKSHPEGVLKVGTTEGKSMAEQPLSDWFLKMAARDGNNEAFNKLKLFAQVCRYDLAPYLSEQSLDSSLLSQRSPVVASSSSSSSFSQTSSASSGPQSTNTTSTSSAQPAPVNSTPPSSGSQTTGGMAAAKPSSYSPFGTAGLQGGTSQNGPQSNPQVAGGLAENGPSANQPQGTTESPESTMERDKVGKPTDGESHAVSYPPAIVVYIVDPFSYEDAVREVHSSAYTLGLLRCYMEMLQFLPAYIRNAVSVQIVPCQYLLQPVRSGERHLYGQHLKSLAFSVFTQCRRPLPNSTNFKALTGFGPGLAIDMALKNPERPECLRLYTPPFILAPVKDKQTELGETFGEASQKYNVLFVGYCLSHDQRWLLASCTDQHGELLETCIISIDVPNRARRKKGSARRVGLQKLWEWCLGLVQVTSLPWRVVIGRLGRMGHGELRDWSILLSRRNLQSLSKRLKETCRLCGISAADTPSILSACLVAMEPQGSFVIMPDSVSTGSVFGRSTTLNMQTSQLSTPQDTSCTHILVFPTSAMVQVNTNTSEPIDINFNPINPDGSDGMGIFDLFDNDMVDPDLINILPNSPTTSPVHSPGSHYHQGGDGNKGQSADRMESHEEALNILQQPMALGYFVSTAKAGPLPDWFWSACPQAQNQCPLFLKASLHLHVSSVQSDELLHSKHSHPLDSNHTSDVLRFVLEQYNALSWLTCDPATQDRRSCLPVHFVVLTQMYNFIMNML; encoded by the exons ATGAGTTCGTGCTTTGTACCAAACGGGGCCAGTTTGGAGGACTGCCACTCCAATCTCTTCTGCCTG GCGGATTTGACCGGAATAAAATGGCGACGTTTTGTGTGGCAAGGACCCACCTCTTCGCCCATCCTTTTCCCTGTCACCGAAGAGGACCCTATCTTGTGTAGTTTCAGCCGATGCCTGGCGGCAGATGTGCTAAGTGTGTGGAGAAGGCACCACACCCCAGGTCGCAGAGAGCTCTGGCTTTTCTGGTGGGGGGATGACCCCAGTTTTGCTGAGCTTATTCATAATGAacttttaa gtgaggagGATGGGGAGTGGGAGAGTGGCCTGTCCTACGAATGTCGAACGCTCCTGTTCAAAGCCATCCACAACCTGTTGGAGCGATGTCTCATGAACCGTGGCTTTGTTCGCATTGGCAAGTGGTTTGTGAAGCCATACCAGAAGGAGGAGAAGACCATTAATAAAAG CGAGCACCTGTCCTGCGCATTCACCTTCTTCGTACACGGCGACAGCAACGTGTGCACTAGTGTGGAGATCGCTCAACATCAGCCTCTTCAGCGCCTGAACGAGGAGCACCTCAGCCTCGCCCAGCAGAGCTCCAGCTCCTTGCAAG TCATCCTGAGCCCATACGGCTTGAATGGGACCCTCACCGGTCAGGCTTTTAAGATGTCAGACCACCCTACTCAGAAGCTCATAGAAGAGTGGAGGCAATTCTATCCCATCAGCCCCAATCCCAAGGAGGTCCCGGAAGACAAGATGGAGGATACGGACTGGGGGGATGACTCCCTGGCAGCTGTGGAGGTCCTTGTCG CGGGAGTGAGGATGGTTTACCCTTCCTGCCTGGTGCTTCTCCCCCTGTCGGACCTCCCTCCTGTGGTCCCTCAGGGCTCAGTCAACACTTCGGGAAGCCTGTGTGGTGCTCAGCAGGGCCAGGCTGCTCACAGGGATCCTGCCATGTCCTCTGTCACTCTGACTCCTCCAACGTCACCAGAGGAGGCTCAGACTG ATTATCAGCCTGCCCAGAGGTGGCTCAAGTTGTCCTCTGCGTCGGATGGCTACAGCTCTAACAACACTCTTCATGGGGGTAAAATCCCTCGCAGGCTGGCCAGCCAGATGGTGGAGTCTGTGTGGCAGGAGTGTAACATAAACCGTACAGGGAACAA GAGGAAGTTTACTACATTGACCAATGGGACCTGTGAAGAGGAGTCGGACAAAACTGGACTTTGGGATTTTGTGGAGTGTACTCACAGGCCACATTGCACCTGTTCGAG ACATAAGAGTCAGAAACAGCGATCCAGCAGCACCTCAGGACACCCGCCTTCATCAGGCCAGCCTGCCCAGCCGGCCCCCAAGCACAAGCTGGGCGAGAAGCTGGAAAAGGGGGAGAAGCAGCAGAAGAGGCCGCAGACGCCTTTCCACCACCGCAACTCTGTGAGCGAAGAGCCGTCCCTGGAGCCACAGACCCAGAGGCTTTGTTTAAGATCACAGGAGGAGGGCTCGTATCCCAGCCTGCATCACGTAGACACAGTGCCCTCCAAAGCCCCTACGCTGCACACACACGGCCCCCCTGCAGACCTCGTCGGATCCCCGCCTCCCCCGCCCCTCAGCCCACATCCCTGCGATCACGTGGAGGGCGACATGACTCCAGGTGGCATGAAGAACTCGTCCACGcccattcaccaaccgttctacCCGCCATCAGTGGAGCCCTGTCTGCTGCCACAGAAGGGCTCATCTGAGGGGCCTCAGCTGGAGAACATGCCTATGCCTCTGGCCTTCCCCCCAGCCTACAGTGAAACCTTAGAACCCACCATCTTTGTGGGTTCAGCCATCAACCCCAATGAAGACTCCACCCACAACCCTTGGAAGTATTTTAACCTGCCCAGGAAGAAGGCCTTCAACTTCCTGACGCCCCAGCTACCTGTGGATAAAATACGAGAGGATTCTGGGGGAGGCGGAGGAACAGAAAGTGTCGTGTCCGTCACCGA GTTGATGTCGGGCTCCGCACACCCCCTGAAGGTGTCCCAGGAGCTGATCAAGACTTACGCCCAGCGGAGAAACAGCCATCTGGCCTCTGCCGCAGGAGACGGAGAACACGGTGATGAGACAGACCCTTACGCCTTCGTAGAGGGAGATGAGGAGTTCAGCTTCACCGAGAAGAAGGACAAGTCTGGATCCGAGAGAGAGGGCAACAAGAAACACAAG GTGGACGAAGGAGCTGGAACAGCAGACG ATGGTCAGGGTCCATCAGGCAGTAAACCTTTAGCCTCCACCAGCCTTATCCACGAGAACGACTTGGCTGTGTCCTACAGCGACCTGGATAAAATCTTCAATTCAGATGAAGATGAGCTAGCG CCTGGATCCAAAAGAGCTGGAGTTGGAACAGAAGACAAGTTTGGCTGTAAAGACAATAAAGCAGCCGCATTGGACCCCCTGTCCTGCATAA GCTCAGCGGACCTGCACCAGATGTTTCCCACCCCGCCCTCCCTGGAGCAGCAGGGTTACTCCCCCATGAACTCCGGGAGCAAGGATAGCATGGAAGCAGGGACGGGCCTCACCCTGTTGGACGGCAGCCAGCTCAACAACCACTTCAagatggaggtggaggagggattCTGCAGCCCGAAGCCATCCGAAATAAAG gaCTTCTCCTTTGTATACAAGCCGGAGACATATCAGTTGTTAATCGGCTGTTCCATGTACGCACCCCTGAAGATGCTACCCAGCCAGTGTATGTTGCCTATCAAAGTGCCAGAAGACTGTGTGTACACGCCCAACTGGACCATGGGCAAAATGGAACTGATACCCCCAGTAACGAATGTCAATCTCCTCACCAAAGACAG TAACGTCCCCAGTGTGGAGCCAGACTACAGCCAGACCTACACCCCGCAGACCCACACACCCTTCATGTCCAGCAGTGCCCCTCCCAGCAACAGTGGCACAGGCATCCTGCCCTCCCCAGCTACGCCGCGGTTCTCCGTGCCCACGCCTCGCACGCCACGCACTCCACGGACTCCCCGCGGCCCAGCGAGCGTCCAGGGCTCGCTCAAGTATGACAACTCTGACCTTTACTCCCCCGCCTCCACTGCCTCCACCTGCCGACCGCTCAGCTCCGTTGAGCCGGCCACCGTACCTTCCATCCCCGAGGCTCACAGTCTCTACGTCACCCTCATTCTCTCCGAGTCGGTCATGAACCTCTTCAAGGACTGCAACTTTGACAGTTGCTGCGTGTGCGTCTGCAACATGAACATCAGAGGAGCGGACGTAGGCGTGTACCTCAAGGACAACGGCGAGGCCCAGTACCCCTGCACTTGCGGCTTCAGCGCCGTCACCAATCGCCGCTTTGGCCAATTGGCCGGGCTGTTCCTGGAGGACGAGCTGGACGTGGTGGTACGGGGCTCGGACGCTAGTCGGGACACTGAGCGGTGTTTCGAAGAGCTGCGAGCTTCCACGACGCACAAGGCCGGCAGCCTGACAGAGAAACCTCCGGATGAGCTAATCCTGCTGCTCCAGGACCAGTGCACCAACCCTTTTGCCCCGATGGCGGGCGTGGAGTACCCCAAGCAGAGCTCTGCCCCCAGTTCATTTCTGAGGGTGGAAGAGAGAGACTGTTATAATGACTGCTACATGGCACTGGAGCATGGCCGGCAGTTCATGGACAATATGTCAGGAGGCAAAGTAGATGAAACACTAGTGAAAAGCACTTGTCTTCATCAATGGCCAAAAtgcaaat CGGCAGACATGAGCAAACTATTCTCTCAGGATGTCCTGCGGGTGTTGTTGTCCCTCCAGCCTGTGCTGCAGGACACCATTCAGAAGAAGAGGAGTGTGCGCTCCTGGGGCGTTCAGGGACCGCTCACTTGGCAACAGTTCCACAAGATGGCTGGGAGGGGATCATATG GTACAGATGAGTCTCCTGAACCTCTGCCCATCCCCACTTTTTTGGTCGGTTATGAGTATGATTTTGTGGTGCTGTCACCTTTTGGGTTGCCCTACTGGGAGAAGCTTCTTCTGGATCCTTTTGGTTCCCAGAGAGACGTGGGCTATGTTGTCATCTGCCCAGAAAATGACGCTCTGCTCCGCGGGGCAAAGTCCTTCTTCAAAGATCTGAGTAGTATATATGAG GCATGCCAGCTTGGGCAACACAGGCCCATCTGTAAGAGTCACCCGGAGGGCGTATTGAAAGTCGGCACCACAGAAGGCAAGAGCATGGCAGAGCAGCCCCTTAGTGACTGGTTCCTTAAGATGGCTGCCAGAGACGGAAACAATGAAGCCTTTAATAAGCTCAAACTCTTTGCTCAAGTGTGCCGCTATGATCTAG CTCCATACCTGTCAGAGCAGTCTTTGGATAGCTCCCTATTGTCCCAGCGCAGCCCGGTTGtggcttcctcctcctcctcctcctccttctcccagACCTCCAGCGCCTCCTCAGGACCCCAGAGCACCAACACTACCAGCACCAGCTCTGCCCAGCCGGCCCCAGTCAACAGCACCCCTCCCTCCTCAGGCTCCCAGACTACCGGGGGAATGGCCGCAGCCAAGCCAAGCTCTTACTCGCCGTTTGGTACAGCAGGCTTGCAGGGCGGCACGTCCCAGAATGGGCCCCAGTCAAACCCACAGGTTGCAGGGGGGCTGGCAGAAAACGGACCCTCTGCCAACCAGCCTCAAGGAACCACTGAGTCGCCAGAGAG CACAATGGAGAGAGACAAAGTGGGGAAGCCAACAGACGGAGAATCCCACGCTGTGTCTTACCCGCCTGCCATTGTGGTGTATATCGTCGACCCCTTCAGCTACGAAGACGCCGTCAGAGAGGTCCACTCCAGCGCCTACACGCTGGGCCTACTGCGCTGCTACATGGAGATGCTCCAATTCCTGCCTGCATACATCAGAAACGCTGTCTCAGTACAG ATCGTTCCCTGCCAGTATCTGCTGCAGCCGGTGCGCAGTGGGGAGCGTCACCTCTACGGCCAGCACCTCAAGTCGCTGGCCTTCTCAGTGTTCACGCAGTGTCGTCGGCCTCTGCCCAACTCCACTAACTTCAAGGCTCTGACGGGCTTTGGCCCTGGTCTTGCCATCGACATGGCACTCAAGAACCCAGAG AGGCCCGAGTGTTTGCGTCTGTATACACCGCCCTTCATTTTGGCTCCTGTGAAAGACAAGCAGACCGAGCTCGGGGAGACGTTTGGCGAGGCCTCTCAGAAGTACAACGTCCTGTTTGTCGGCTACTGTCTGTCCCATGACCAGCGCTGGCTGCTGGCCTCCTGCACCGACCAACACGGAGAACTGCTGGAGACCTGCATCATTAGTATTGATGTACCCAATCG GGCTCGCAGGAAAAAGGGCTCAGCCAGGCGAGTGGGCTTGCAAAAGCTGTGGGAGTGGTGTCTCGGCCTGGTGCAGGTGACATCGCTGCCATGGAGGGTGGTCATTGGACGGCTGGGTAGAATGGGCCACGGCGAGctgagag ACTGGAGTATTCTGCTGAGCAGGAGGAACTTGCAGTCTCTTAGTAAACGTTTGAAGGAGACGTGTAGGCTGTGTGGCATCTCTGCTGCCGACACTCCCAGCATCCTTAGCGCCTGTCTGGTTGCCATGGAGCCCCAGGGTTCCTTTGTCATCATGCCAG ATTCCGTGTCAACAGGTTCAGTGTTTGGCCGCAGCACCACACTCAACATGCAGACGTCGCAGCTGAGCACACCTCAGGACACATCCTGCACACACATCCTGGTGTTCCCCACCTCAGCCATGGTGCAGGTCAACACTAACACTTCAGAGCCCATTGACATCAACTTCAATCCCATAAATCCCG ATGGATCTGATGGAATGGGCATCTTTGACCTGTTTGACAACGACATGGTGGATCCAGACCTCATCAACATCCTACCCAACTCCCCCACAACCTCGCCTGTTCACTCCCCTGGCTCCCACTACCACCAGGGGGGAGATGGAAATAag GGCCAGAGTGCCGACCGCATGGAGTCCCATGAGGAGGCTCTGAACATCCTGCAGCAGCCGATGGCGCTGGGCTACTTTGTCTCCACAGCCAAGGCTGGACCACTGCCCGACTGGTTCTGGTCTGCCTGCCCTCAAGCCCAGAACCAGTGCCCACTCTTCCTCAAG gCCTCTCTGCACCTGCACGTGTCTTCTGTCCAATCAGATGAGCTCCTGCACAGTAAACACTCCCACCCATTGGACTCCAACCACACCTCTGATGTGCTCAG ATTTGTTCTAGAGCAATACAACGCCCTCTCCTGGCTGACGTGCGACCCTGCGACCCAGGACCGACGCTCCTGTCTGCCTGTTCACTTTGTGGTGCTCACCCAGATGTACAACTTTATCATGAACATGCTCTGA
- the c18h3orf33 gene encoding protein C3orf33 homolog isoform X1, whose amino-acid sequence MHQENVNNMPESSRETETDERVTGRQQRDHGNHSSHNIVALISQFADDNLTLVRNISTGLAVAGVIVIARSIKLITKFHAASEIPARFIERNISLRGKVHSVTERGLEVEHVPIYLPVLSPLLSKHKGVCTSLMLVHLAGVELTPEGRVWLQKNLAPAQTVWLKLISREDNMLHCLVSQSRQGLMWSYCLSEKVLMLGLARTAPLVGVLPGSRLYWRLHKRLHRAEVKAERKGRGLWKQDSLWERASKAVRDNPLFRLMRRIFKRS is encoded by the exons ATGCATCAAGAAAATGTCAACAACATGCCGGAGTCTTCCAGAGAAACCGAAACTGACGAGAGAGTGACGGGCAGACAACAAAGAGATCACGGAAACCACTCCTCTCATAACATCGTGGCTTTAATATCTCAGTTCGCAGATGATAATTTAACACTTGTGCGG AACATAAGCACCGGACTGGCAGTTGCTGGTGTTATTGTAATAGCAAGGAGCATCAAACTG ATCACCAAATTTCACGCTGCGTCTGAGATCCCTGCTCGTTTTATTGAGAGGAACATCAGCCTCCGTGGGAAAGTTCATTCAGTCACAGAGAGAGGACTTGAAGTGGAACATGTCCCAATTTATCTGCCAGTCCTCTCTCCGTTACTTTCGAAACACAAAG GTGTGTGCACGTCCCTGATGCTGGTGCATCTTGCAGGAGTGGAGTTGACTCCAGAGGGCAGGGTATGGCTGCAGAAGAACCTGGCTCCTGCCCAAACAGTCTGGCTAAAACTTATCAGCCGAGAGGACAACATGCTACACTGTTTGGTGTCTCAGAGCAGG CAGGGGTTGATGTGGAGCTACTGTTTGAGTGAAAAGGTCCTCATGCTCGGTCTGGCTCGCACTGCGCCCTTGGTCGGGGTCCTGCCTGGCTCTCGCCTTTATTGGCGTCTCCACAAACGGTTGCACAGGGCAGAGGTCAAAGCTGAGAGGAAAGGGCGGGGACTGTGGAAGCAGGACAGCCTATGGGAGAGGGCCTCCAAGGCTGTCAGGGACAACCCTTTATTCAGACTGATGAGGAGGATCTTTAAGAGGAGTTGA